One Rosa chinensis cultivar Old Blush chromosome 3, RchiOBHm-V2, whole genome shotgun sequence DNA window includes the following coding sequences:
- the LOC112194931 gene encoding uncharacterized protein LOC112194931 has product MVGQVLVGCIPIGGALSFSNSIQPCPIGRGRGRGGGRGRRITASSSVNGGHQNHYGVLGLTRYATSADIKRAYRLLARKYHPDVSKDSQGGQVFKSIRQAYEILSNEATRIEYDQELKFQKETGRQYRGKRNYSPEFEDGVRIYKWAEVRQKIKRERQWEHYNVNEETSYGKPDEASEGEPSQERGSFSEVLRSAFVSLFLLQTFGSRLSLTFSSLMALFDRKLDAGYKIGYVIAWILGGRGGILLTLCLSFASWVCGKTSSSMVALVVVAMWVGSNLARFAPLPQGALLTLLYMSIKLQGDLN; this is encoded by the exons ATGGTAGGGCAGGTCCTGGTGGGATGCATACCCATCGGTGGCGCCTTGAGTTTCAGTAATTCGATACAACCATGTCCCataggaagaggaagaggaagaggaggaggcaGAGGTCGGCGGATTACGGCATCATCATCAGTAAACGGCGGCCACCAGAATCACTACGGTGTTCTGGGCCTTACACGCTATGCCACCTCCGCCGATATCAAGAGGGCTTATCGCCTTCTCGCTCGCaag TATCATCCTGACGTTAGCAAGGATTCTCAAGGTGGACAAGTATTCAAGAGCATCCGTCAAGCATATGAG ATACTATCTAATGAAGCAACCAGGATTGAGTATGACCAAGAACTTAAATTTCAGAAAGAGACTGGTAGACAATATAGAGGAAAACGGAACTACAGTCCTGAATTCGAAGATGGTGTAAGGATCTATAAGTGGGCTGAGGTGAGGCAGAAGATTAAACGTGAGAGACAGTGGGAACATTATAATGTAAATGAAGAGACATCATATGGTAAACCAGATGAAGCATCTGAAGGAGAGCCATCCCAGGAGAGAGGTTCCTTCAGCGAAGTGCTTAGATCTGCCTTTGTATCTTTGTTTTTATTGCAGACGTTTGGATCCCGTTTGTCTCTCACTTTTAGTAGTTTGATGGCCTTGTTTGATAGGAAGTTGGATGCTGGATATAAGATTGGTTACGTCATTGCATGGATCTTGGGTGGGAGGGGTGGTATCTTGCTCACTCTGTGTTTATCTTTTGCAAGTTGGGTTTGTGGAAAAACCAGCAGCAGTATGGTTGCTCTGGTGGTGGTAGCCATGTGGGTTGGCTCCAATCTTGCAAGATTTGCACCACTTCCGCAAGGTGCTCTTCTTACACTCCTCTACATGTCTATCAAGCTACAAGGTGATTTGAATTAA